A stretch of Apis cerana isolate GH-2021 linkage group LG1, AcerK_1.0, whole genome shotgun sequence DNA encodes these proteins:
- the LOC108003221 gene encoding proline-rich protein PRCC isoform X1 translates to MSLVAYESSDESSDDERNNCNAENENKITSEITILQTNNKLCLSNDNTFQQENDKNNVIGMDVPKTNESSEKIQFNKLPKPKTLITEINNIIEEDDIPPKKEFKSGKSVKKDRVPVKIMVPSLSEFVDTPKENEPKCNKLKPSNKGTKLFALLPPPKGIDIKSSNNLVPTIIKSTIETNQTKVSFIKDTDIKSSNIRTIKKPIITNSINVTHESNSEDDESEATDKDNNSITDFFALTQNDTVSNILSDSLSTDINLNNSDLEFKNNPNKNDSFKYFTSSKIDIKKICTNKSQKTSLSNVIDLPKEEILLKNKTEIGPKLPVPEQEYNIDTEGNVAFDDKAIEYLCGKRGVKRKPKEIEEANIIEINGEDIKPDEREWLIKALTEEPIQRPISMQGGGVSSQSKKKHQITYLAHQAKAMEMELKNQWAQNRLTRKQTQSKYGF, encoded by the exons atGAGTCTTGTAGCATATGAAAGTAGTGATGAAAGTTCAGatgatgaaagaaataattgtaatgcagaaaatgaaaataaaattacatcagaaattacaattctacaaacaaataataagTTATGTTTATCAAACGATAATACTTTTCaacaagaaaatgataaaaataatgtgatTGGAATGGATGTACCTAAGACAAACGAATCAtcagaaaaaatacaatttaataaattacctAAACCCAAAACTTTAATTacggaaataaataatatcatagaaGAAGACGATATTCCtccgaaaaaagaatttaaatctgGAAAATCAGTAAAAAAGGATCGAGTACCAGTTAAAATAATGGTGCCTTCTTTATCTGaa ttTGTAGATACTCCAAAGGAAAATGAGcctaaatgtaataaattaaagccATCAAAT aAGGGTACTAAACTTTTTGCTCTGTTACCTCCACCTAAAGGAATTGACATTAAAAGTTCTAATAATTTGGTACctactattattaaatctacTATAGAAACTAATCAAAcaaaagtttcatttattaaagatacagATATAAAAAGCTCTAATATAAGAACTATAAAAAAAcctataataacaaattctaTAAATGTAACTCATGAATCAAATTCTGAAGATGACGAAAGTGAAGCAACAGATAaggataataattctattacagATTTTTTTGCTCTAACACAAAATGATactgtttcaaatattttatcagattCTTTGAGtactgatataaatttaaataattctgatttagaatttaagaataatccaaataaaaatgattcatttaaatacTTCACTAGttctaaaattgatataaaaaaaatatgtacaaataaatctcaaaaaaCATCATTAAGTAATGTCATAGATTTGCCaaaggaagaaatattattaaaaaataaaacagaaatagGTCCAAAGTTACCAGTACCTGaacaagaatataatatagatacagAAGGTAATGTAGCTTTTGATGACAAGGCTATAGAATATCTTTGTGGAAAAAGAGGTGTGAAACGAAAAcctaaagaaattgaagaagcaaatattatagaaataaatggaGAAGATATTAAACCAGATGAAAGAGAATGGTTAATAAAAGCATTAACAGAAGAGCCTATACAAAGACCAATATCTATGCAAGGTGGTGGAGTAAGTTCTCAATCTAAAAAGAAACatcaaataacatatttaGCACATCAAGCTAAAGCAATGGAAATGGAATTGAAGAAT
- the LOC108003210 gene encoding iron-sulfur cluster co-chaperone protein HscB: protein MYLRKNFFNLIKRYNVLYLNFIQQQENLYSHYVDKNYISSLTLMNISKYSSDSPLKCWNCNFTYKSDLFCSKCKVLQKPPENLTYFDIIDIPKTYDVNVTEIQKKYKELQKLLHPDKFSNKSEKEKQFSEILSSLVNKAYSTLLHPLKRGLYMLELNGITISEGTDNVNAEFLMEIMEKNEEIEDAANNEEKIKKLIQENETILNNLIMNVAVAFEQEDIKKAESLLIQMKYYNSINNRLKKLKYDLGIIE, encoded by the exons atgtatttgagaaaaaatttttttaatcttataaaaagatataatgttttatatttaaattttatacagcAACAAGAAAATCTATATTCGCACTatgtagataaaaattatatttcttcgttaactttaatgaatatttcaaaatattcaagtgATAGTCCATTAAAATGTTGgaattgtaattttacatataaatctgATTTATTTTGCTCTAAATGTAAAGTTTTACAAAAACCACCtgaaaatttaacttattttgatataatagatattccaAAAACTTACGATGTTAATGTTacggaaattcaaaaaaaatataaagaattgcaAAAACTGTTACATCCTGATAAATTTAGTAACAAATCTGAG aaagaaaagcaATTTTCTGAGATTTTATCATCATTAGTAAATAAAGCTTATAGTACATTATTACATCCTCTAAAGAGAGGATTATATATGCTAGAATTAAATGGTATAACAATATCAGAAGGAACAGATAATGTGAATGcagaatttttaatggaaattatggaaaagaatgaagaaatagaagatgctgcaaataatgaagaaaaaataaaaaaactaatacaAGAGAATGagactatattaaataatttaataat gaATGTAGCAGTTGCATTTGAACAGGAAGATATTAAGAAAGCAGAATCTCTCCttatacaaatgaaatattataatagcataaataatagattaaaaaaattaaaatatgatttaggtataatagaataa
- the LOC108003223 gene encoding adenylate kinase isoenzyme 6 isoform X2, translated as MSRILSEKTGLTWIDVSKFAIEKECLEEYDEVYQCPILDEDKLLDEMETFMCEGGKIVDYHGADFFPERWFDIVFVLRTDNTILYDRLRDRGYTGKKLEDNIDCEIFQTILEEARLAYREEIVHELTSNNINQITENVNRICQWIEMWKIDNQE; from the exons ATGTCTCgtattttatctgaaaaaactGGATTAACCTGGATTGATGTTAGCAAGTTTGctattgaaaaagaatgttTAGAGGAATATGATGAGGTATATCAATGTCCTATTTTAGATGAGGATAAg tTATTGGATGAAATGGAAACCTTTATGTGTGAAGGtggaaaaattgttgattatcATGGAGCTGATTTTTTTCCAGAAAGATGGTTTGATATTGTTTTTGTATTAAGAACAGacaatactattttatatgatcGTTTAAGAGACAGAGGTTATACAGGAAAAAAGTTAGAAGATAATAtagattgtgaaatatttcaaaccatTCTTGAAGAGGCAAGATTAGCTTACAGAGAAGAAATAGTTCATGAACTgacaagtaataatataaatcaaataacagaaaatgtaaatagaatATGTCAATGGATTGAAATGTGGAAAATAGATaatcaagaataa
- the LOC108003221 gene encoding proline-rich protein PRCC isoform X4, translated as MDVPKTNESSEKIQFNKLPKPKTLITEINNIIEEDDIPPKKEFKSGKSVKKDRVPVKIMVPSLSEFVDTPKENEPKCNKLKPSNGTKLFALLPPPKGIDIKSSNNLVPTIIKSTIETNQTKVSFIKDTDIKSSNIRTIKKPIITNSINVTHESNSEDDESEATDKDNNSITDFFALTQNDTVSNILSDSLSTDINLNNSDLEFKNNPNKNDSFKYFTSSKIDIKKICTNKSQKTSLSNVIDLPKEEILLKNKTEIGPKLPVPEQEYNIDTEGNVAFDDKAIEYLCGKRGVKRKPKEIEEANIIEINGEDIKPDEREWLIKALTEEPIQRPISMQGGGVSSQSKKKHQITYLAHQAKAMEMELKNQWAQNRLTRKQTQSKYGF; from the exons ATGGATGTACCTAAGACAAACGAATCAtcagaaaaaatacaatttaataaattacctAAACCCAAAACTTTAATTacggaaataaataatatcatagaaGAAGACGATATTCCtccgaaaaaagaatttaaatctgGAAAATCAGTAAAAAAGGATCGAGTACCAGTTAAAATAATGGTGCCTTCTTTATCTGaa ttTGTAGATACTCCAAAGGAAAATGAGcctaaatgtaataaattaaagccATCAAAT GGTACTAAACTTTTTGCTCTGTTACCTCCACCTAAAGGAATTGACATTAAAAGTTCTAATAATTTGGTACctactattattaaatctacTATAGAAACTAATCAAAcaaaagtttcatttattaaagatacagATATAAAAAGCTCTAATATAAGAACTATAAAAAAAcctataataacaaattctaTAAATGTAACTCATGAATCAAATTCTGAAGATGACGAAAGTGAAGCAACAGATAaggataataattctattacagATTTTTTTGCTCTAACACAAAATGATactgtttcaaatattttatcagattCTTTGAGtactgatataaatttaaataattctgatttagaatttaagaataatccaaataaaaatgattcatttaaatacTTCACTAGttctaaaattgatataaaaaaaatatgtacaaataaatctcaaaaaaCATCATTAAGTAATGTCATAGATTTGCCaaaggaagaaatattattaaaaaataaaacagaaatagGTCCAAAGTTACCAGTACCTGaacaagaatataatatagatacagAAGGTAATGTAGCTTTTGATGACAAGGCTATAGAATATCTTTGTGGAAAAAGAGGTGTGAAACGAAAAcctaaagaaattgaagaagcaaatattatagaaataaatggaGAAGATATTAAACCAGATGAAAGAGAATGGTTAATAAAAGCATTAACAGAAGAGCCTATACAAAGACCAATATCTATGCAAGGTGGTGGAGTAAGTTCTCAATCTAAAAAGAAACatcaaataacatatttaGCACATCAAGCTAAAGCAATGGAAATGGAATTGAAGAAT
- the LOC108003212 gene encoding small ribosomal subunit protein bS6m produces the protein MPTYEMPLLLRLANKTEYVTVLKDVAKSIFETGGIIRKIENWGIKELPCKTSAHNNIHTQASHFMFSFDSPPSQVIKIHEDCRRNRSIIRVQIYLQNIPPKNIKCTFEEEMLPPPYRPSVQKLLEQAKKHKRYQTKFKYNSGLDYYPFMR, from the exons ATGCCGACGTATGAAATgccattattattacgattagCAAACAAG ACAGAATATGTAACTGTTTTAAAAGATGTagcaaaatcaatatttgaaacaggtggaattattagaaaaattgaaaattggggTATTAAGGAACTTCCATGTAAAACAAGTgctcataataatattcatacacAAGCaag ccattttatgttttcttttGATTCGCCACCATCtcaagttattaaaattcatgaagATTGTAGAAGAAACAGAAGTATAATTAGAGTAcagatatatttacaaaatataccacctaaaaatataaaatgcacaTTTGAAGAAGAAATGTTACCTCCACCTTATAg accTAGTGTTCAAAAACTTTTGGAACAAGCTAAGAAACACAAACGTTATCAAactaaattcaaatataattctggTCTTGATTATTATCCTTTCAtgagataa
- the LOC108003221 gene encoding proline-rich protein PRCC isoform X3: MDVPKTNESSEKIQFNKLPKPKTLITEINNIIEEDDIPPKKEFKSGKSVKKDRVPVKIMVPSLSEFVDTPKENEPKCNKLKPSNKGTKLFALLPPPKGIDIKSSNNLVPTIIKSTIETNQTKVSFIKDTDIKSSNIRTIKKPIITNSINVTHESNSEDDESEATDKDNNSITDFFALTQNDTVSNILSDSLSTDINLNNSDLEFKNNPNKNDSFKYFTSSKIDIKKICTNKSQKTSLSNVIDLPKEEILLKNKTEIGPKLPVPEQEYNIDTEGNVAFDDKAIEYLCGKRGVKRKPKEIEEANIIEINGEDIKPDEREWLIKALTEEPIQRPISMQGGGVSSQSKKKHQITYLAHQAKAMEMELKNQWAQNRLTRKQTQSKYGF, translated from the exons ATGGATGTACCTAAGACAAACGAATCAtcagaaaaaatacaatttaataaattacctAAACCCAAAACTTTAATTacggaaataaataatatcatagaaGAAGACGATATTCCtccgaaaaaagaatttaaatctgGAAAATCAGTAAAAAAGGATCGAGTACCAGTTAAAATAATGGTGCCTTCTTTATCTGaa ttTGTAGATACTCCAAAGGAAAATGAGcctaaatgtaataaattaaagccATCAAAT aAGGGTACTAAACTTTTTGCTCTGTTACCTCCACCTAAAGGAATTGACATTAAAAGTTCTAATAATTTGGTACctactattattaaatctacTATAGAAACTAATCAAAcaaaagtttcatttattaaagatacagATATAAAAAGCTCTAATATAAGAACTATAAAAAAAcctataataacaaattctaTAAATGTAACTCATGAATCAAATTCTGAAGATGACGAAAGTGAAGCAACAGATAaggataataattctattacagATTTTTTTGCTCTAACACAAAATGATactgtttcaaatattttatcagattCTTTGAGtactgatataaatttaaataattctgatttagaatttaagaataatccaaataaaaatgattcatttaaatacTTCACTAGttctaaaattgatataaaaaaaatatgtacaaataaatctcaaaaaaCATCATTAAGTAATGTCATAGATTTGCCaaaggaagaaatattattaaaaaataaaacagaaatagGTCCAAAGTTACCAGTACCTGaacaagaatataatatagatacagAAGGTAATGTAGCTTTTGATGACAAGGCTATAGAATATCTTTGTGGAAAAAGAGGTGTGAAACGAAAAcctaaagaaattgaagaagcaaatattatagaaataaatggaGAAGATATTAAACCAGATGAAAGAGAATGGTTAATAAAAGCATTAACAGAAGAGCCTATACAAAGACCAATATCTATGCAAGGTGGTGGAGTAAGTTCTCAATCTAAAAAGAAACatcaaataacatatttaGCACATCAAGCTAAAGCAATGGAAATGGAATTGAAGAAT
- the LOC108003223 gene encoding adenylate kinase isoenzyme 6 isoform X1 — protein MINMNRTSPNILITGTPGVGKSLMSRILSEKTGLTWIDVSKFAIEKECLEEYDEVYQCPILDEDKLLDEMETFMCEGGKIVDYHGADFFPERWFDIVFVLRTDNTILYDRLRDRGYTGKKLEDNIDCEIFQTILEEARLAYREEIVHELTSNNINQITENVNRICQWIEMWKIDNQE, from the exons ATGATCAATATGAATAGAACTtctccaaatattttaataacag gtaCACCTGGAGTAGGAAAAAGTTTAATGTCTCgtattttatctgaaaaaactGGATTAACCTGGATTGATGTTAGCAAGTTTGctattgaaaaagaatgttTAGAGGAATATGATGAGGTATATCAATGTCCTATTTTAGATGAGGATAAg tTATTGGATGAAATGGAAACCTTTATGTGTGAAGGtggaaaaattgttgattatcATGGAGCTGATTTTTTTCCAGAAAGATGGTTTGATATTGTTTTTGTATTAAGAACAGacaatactattttatatgatcGTTTAAGAGACAGAGGTTATACAGGAAAAAAGTTAGAAGATAATAtagattgtgaaatatttcaaaccatTCTTGAAGAGGCAAGATTAGCTTACAGAGAAGAAATAGTTCATGAACTgacaagtaataatataaatcaaataacagaaaatgtaaatagaatATGTCAATGGATTGAAATGTGGAAAATAGATaatcaagaataa
- the LOC108003211 gene encoding myophilin, with the protein MANNRATKSGFAAEAQRKINSKYSEELAQECLEWIKTITGENINTNGDMDNFYEILKDGVLLCKLVNDIKEGSVKKVNKTSLAFKCMENINAFLEAARTLGVPAQETFQTVDLWERQNLNSVVICLQSLGRKAGNYGKPSIGPKEADKNIRNFTEEQLRAGQGVISLQYGSNKGANQSGINFGNTRHM; encoded by the exons ATGGCCAACAACAGGGCTACTAAATCTGGATTTGCGGCGGAAGCGCAaagaaag ATTAACAGCAAATACAGCGAGGAATTGGCACAAGAATGTTTGGAATGGATCAAAACGATCACCGGCGAGAATATAAACACTAACGGAGACATggacaatttttatgaaattttgaaagatggAGTCCTTCTTTGCAA attGGTGAATGATATTAAAGAAGGATCCGTGAAGAAAGTTAACAAGACCAGTTTGGCATTTAAATGTATGGAGAACATCAATGCATTCCTCGAGGCTGCTAGAACATTAGGTGTTCCAGCCCAAGAAACCTTCCAAACTGTTGATCTTTGGGAAAGACAAAATCTCAATTCAGTCGTAATTTGTTTGCAATCTCTCGGTAGAAAg GCGGGTAATTATGGCAAACCAAGCATCGGACCAAAAGAAGCGGacaaaaatatacgtaatttTACTGAAGAACAATTAAGAGCTGGACAGGGTGTAATTAGTTTACAATATGGTAGTAATAAAGGTGCTAATCAGAGTGGCATTAATTTCGGAAACACTAGACATATGTAA
- the LOC108003221 gene encoding proline-rich protein PRCC isoform X2 — protein sequence MSLVAYESSDESSDDERNNCNAENENKITSEITILQTNNKLCLSNDNTFQQENDKNNVIGMDVPKTNESSEKIQFNKLPKPKTLITEINNIIEEDDIPPKKEFKSGKSVKKDRVPVKIMVPSLSEFVDTPKENEPKCNKLKPSNGTKLFALLPPPKGIDIKSSNNLVPTIIKSTIETNQTKVSFIKDTDIKSSNIRTIKKPIITNSINVTHESNSEDDESEATDKDNNSITDFFALTQNDTVSNILSDSLSTDINLNNSDLEFKNNPNKNDSFKYFTSSKIDIKKICTNKSQKTSLSNVIDLPKEEILLKNKTEIGPKLPVPEQEYNIDTEGNVAFDDKAIEYLCGKRGVKRKPKEIEEANIIEINGEDIKPDEREWLIKALTEEPIQRPISMQGGGVSSQSKKKHQITYLAHQAKAMEMELKNQWAQNRLTRKQTQSKYGF from the exons atGAGTCTTGTAGCATATGAAAGTAGTGATGAAAGTTCAGatgatgaaagaaataattgtaatgcagaaaatgaaaataaaattacatcagaaattacaattctacaaacaaataataagTTATGTTTATCAAACGATAATACTTTTCaacaagaaaatgataaaaataatgtgatTGGAATGGATGTACCTAAGACAAACGAATCAtcagaaaaaatacaatttaataaattacctAAACCCAAAACTTTAATTacggaaataaataatatcatagaaGAAGACGATATTCCtccgaaaaaagaatttaaatctgGAAAATCAGTAAAAAAGGATCGAGTACCAGTTAAAATAATGGTGCCTTCTTTATCTGaa ttTGTAGATACTCCAAAGGAAAATGAGcctaaatgtaataaattaaagccATCAAAT GGTACTAAACTTTTTGCTCTGTTACCTCCACCTAAAGGAATTGACATTAAAAGTTCTAATAATTTGGTACctactattattaaatctacTATAGAAACTAATCAAAcaaaagtttcatttattaaagatacagATATAAAAAGCTCTAATATAAGAACTATAAAAAAAcctataataacaaattctaTAAATGTAACTCATGAATCAAATTCTGAAGATGACGAAAGTGAAGCAACAGATAaggataataattctattacagATTTTTTTGCTCTAACACAAAATGATactgtttcaaatattttatcagattCTTTGAGtactgatataaatttaaataattctgatttagaatttaagaataatccaaataaaaatgattcatttaaatacTTCACTAGttctaaaattgatataaaaaaaatatgtacaaataaatctcaaaaaaCATCATTAAGTAATGTCATAGATTTGCCaaaggaagaaatattattaaaaaataaaacagaaatagGTCCAAAGTTACCAGTACCTGaacaagaatataatatagatacagAAGGTAATGTAGCTTTTGATGACAAGGCTATAGAATATCTTTGTGGAAAAAGAGGTGTGAAACGAAAAcctaaagaaattgaagaagcaaatattatagaaataaatggaGAAGATATTAAACCAGATGAAAGAGAATGGTTAATAAAAGCATTAACAGAAGAGCCTATACAAAGACCAATATCTATGCAAGGTGGTGGAGTAAGTTCTCAATCTAAAAAGAAACatcaaataacatatttaGCACATCAAGCTAAAGCAATGGAAATGGAATTGAAGAAT